The following coding sequences are from one Ochotona princeps isolate mOchPri1 chromosome 8, mOchPri1.hap1, whole genome shotgun sequence window:
- the ERLEC1 gene encoding endoplasmic reticulum lectin 1 isoform X1, translated as MEAGGGGARSLVPGGPVLLVLCGLLQASGGGRALPPLSDDIPFRVNWPGTEFSLPTTGVLYKEDNYVIMTTTHKEKYKCILPLVTSGDEEEEKDYKGPNPRELLEPLFKQSSCSYRIESYWTYEVCHGKHIRQYHEEKETGQKINIHEYYLGNMLAKNLLSEKEREAEEKEKSNEIPTKNIEGQMTPYYPVGMGNGTPCSLKQNRPRSSTVMYICHPESKHEILSVAEVTTCEYEVVILTPLLCSHPKYRFRASPVNDIFCQSLPGSPFKPLTLRQLEQQEEILRVPFRRSKEEDLQSTKEEKFPAIHKPIAIGSQPMLTVGTTHISKLTDDQLIKEFLSGSYCFHGGVGWWKYEFCYGKHVHQYHEDKDSGKTSVVVGTWNQEEHIEWAKKNTARAYHLQDDGTQTVRMVSHFYGNGDICDITDKPRQVTVKLKCKESDSPHAVTVYMLEPHSCQYILGVESPVICKILDTADENGLLSLPN; from the exons ATGGAGGCAGGAGGCGGCGGCGCGCGGAGCCTGGTCCCCGGTGGGCCGGTGTTACTGGTCCTCTGCGGCCTCCTGCAGGCGTCCGGCGGCGGCCGAGCGCTTCCCCCGCTCAGCGACGATATCCCTTTCCGAGTCAACTGGCCCGGCACCGAGTTCTCTCTG cCCACAACTGGAGTTTTATACAAAGAAGATAATTATGTCATCATGACAACTacacataaagaaaaatataaatgtatacttCCCCTTGTGACAAGTGGAGATGAG gaggaagaaaaggattaCAAAGGCCCTAATCCACGAGAGCTTTTGGAACCACTATTTAAACAAAGCAGTTGTTCCTACAGA ATCGAGTCCTATTGGACTTATGAAGTGTGTCATGGGAAACACATTCGGCAATAccatgaagaaaaagaaactggtcaG aaaataaatatccATGAGTACTACCTGGGAAATATGTTGGCCAAGAACCTTCTGTCAGAAAAAG AACGAGaagcagaggaaaaggaaaagtcaAACGAG attcccACTAAAAATATCGAAGGTCAGATGACACCATACTACCCAGTGGGAATGGGAAACGGTACACCTTGTAGTTTGAAACAGAACCGGCCCAGATCAAGTACTGTGATGTACATATGTCATCCTGAATCTAAGCATGAAATTCTTTCAGTAGCTGAAGTTACAACTTGTGAATATGAAGTTGTCATTTTGACACCACTCTTGTGCAGTCATCCTAAATATAG GTTCAGAGCATCTCCTGTGAATGACATATTTTGCCAGTCACTGCCAGGCTCACCATTTAAGCCCCTCACTCTGAGACAGTTGGAGCAGCAGGAAGAAATATTAAGGGTGCCTTTTAGGAGAAGTAAAGAG gAAGACCTGCAGTcaactaaagaagaaaaatttccaGCAATCCACAAACCCATTGCTATTGGCTCTCAGCCAATGCTCACTGTCGGAACAACTCACATATCCAAGCTGACGGATGACCAGCTCATTAAAGAGTTCCTTAGTGGTTCTTACTGCTTTCATGGG gGTGTTGGTTGGTGGAAATATGAATTCTGCTATGGAAAACATGTACATCAATATCATGAG GACAAGGATAGTGGGAAAACCTCTGTGGTTGTGGGGACATGGAACCAAGAAGAGCACATTGAATGGGCCAAGAAGAATACTGCCAGAGCCTACCATCTTCAGGACGATGGCACCCAGACAGTCAG GATGGTGTCCCATTTTTATGGGAATGGAGATATTTGTGATATAACTGACAAACCAAGACAGGTGACAGTAAAGCTAAA GTGTAAAGAATCTGACTCTCCTCACGCCGTTACTGTATATATGCTAGAGCCGCACTCCTGCCAGTATATTCTTGGG GTTGAATCTCCAGTGATCTGTAAAATCTTAGATACAGCAGATGAAAATGGACTTCTTTCTCTTCCCAACTGA
- the ERLEC1 gene encoding endoplasmic reticulum lectin 1 isoform X2 produces the protein MEAGGGGARSLVPGGPVLLVLCGLLQASGGGRALPPLSDDIPFRVNWPGTEFSLPTTGVLYKEDNYVIMTTTHKEKYKCILPLVTSGDEEEEKDYKGPNPRELLEPLFKQSSCSYRIESYWTYEVCHGKHIRQYHEEKETGQKINIHEYYLGNMLAKNLLSEKEREAEEKEKSNEIPTKNIEGQMTPYYPVGMGNGTPCSLKQNRPRSSTVMYICHPESKHEILSVAEVTTCEYEVVILTPLLCSHPKYRFRASPVNDIFCQSLPGSPFKPLTLRQLEQQEEILRVPFRRSKEEDLQSTKEEKFPAIHKPIAIGSQPMLTVGTTHISKLTDDQLIKEFLSGSYCFHGGVGWWKYEFCYGKHVHQYHEDKDSGKTSVVVGTWNQEEHIEWAKKNTARAYHLQDDGTQTVRMVSHFYGNGDICDITDKPRQVTVKLKLNLQ, from the exons ATGGAGGCAGGAGGCGGCGGCGCGCGGAGCCTGGTCCCCGGTGGGCCGGTGTTACTGGTCCTCTGCGGCCTCCTGCAGGCGTCCGGCGGCGGCCGAGCGCTTCCCCCGCTCAGCGACGATATCCCTTTCCGAGTCAACTGGCCCGGCACCGAGTTCTCTCTG cCCACAACTGGAGTTTTATACAAAGAAGATAATTATGTCATCATGACAACTacacataaagaaaaatataaatgtatacttCCCCTTGTGACAAGTGGAGATGAG gaggaagaaaaggattaCAAAGGCCCTAATCCACGAGAGCTTTTGGAACCACTATTTAAACAAAGCAGTTGTTCCTACAGA ATCGAGTCCTATTGGACTTATGAAGTGTGTCATGGGAAACACATTCGGCAATAccatgaagaaaaagaaactggtcaG aaaataaatatccATGAGTACTACCTGGGAAATATGTTGGCCAAGAACCTTCTGTCAGAAAAAG AACGAGaagcagaggaaaaggaaaagtcaAACGAG attcccACTAAAAATATCGAAGGTCAGATGACACCATACTACCCAGTGGGAATGGGAAACGGTACACCTTGTAGTTTGAAACAGAACCGGCCCAGATCAAGTACTGTGATGTACATATGTCATCCTGAATCTAAGCATGAAATTCTTTCAGTAGCTGAAGTTACAACTTGTGAATATGAAGTTGTCATTTTGACACCACTCTTGTGCAGTCATCCTAAATATAG GTTCAGAGCATCTCCTGTGAATGACATATTTTGCCAGTCACTGCCAGGCTCACCATTTAAGCCCCTCACTCTGAGACAGTTGGAGCAGCAGGAAGAAATATTAAGGGTGCCTTTTAGGAGAAGTAAAGAG gAAGACCTGCAGTcaactaaagaagaaaaatttccaGCAATCCACAAACCCATTGCTATTGGCTCTCAGCCAATGCTCACTGTCGGAACAACTCACATATCCAAGCTGACGGATGACCAGCTCATTAAAGAGTTCCTTAGTGGTTCTTACTGCTTTCATGGG gGTGTTGGTTGGTGGAAATATGAATTCTGCTATGGAAAACATGTACATCAATATCATGAG GACAAGGATAGTGGGAAAACCTCTGTGGTTGTGGGGACATGGAACCAAGAAGAGCACATTGAATGGGCCAAGAAGAATACTGCCAGAGCCTACCATCTTCAGGACGATGGCACCCAGACAGTCAG GATGGTGTCCCATTTTTATGGGAATGGAGATATTTGTGATATAACTGACAAACCAAGACAGGTGACAGTAAAGCTAAA GTTGAATCTCCAGTGA